From the genome of Amia ocellicauda isolate fAmiCal2 chromosome 14, fAmiCal2.hap1, whole genome shotgun sequence, one region includes:
- the LOC136768000 gene encoding zona pellucida sperm-binding protein 3-like produces the protein MNNASIPLECHYNRTANVSSDALKPTWVPFTSTRTAEDVLDFSLQLMTDDWSSQRPSNVFYLGDMLHLKASVNLTGHLPLRLFVDRCVATLEPNQTSSPSYAFIENHGCFVDSKATGSSSRFLPRPQDSSLRMQLEAFRFHQDARSSLYITCHLTMALASQNDAQNKACSFVQRWQSVDGSDQVCSCCDSSCDPASRARGLRRRSRGAPSPEQGVVQEADAILGPFFIMGRSQPNTAQ, from the exons ATGAACAACGCCTCCATCCCACTCGAGTGCCACTATAACAG GACGGCCAATGTGAGCAGTGATGCCCTGAAGCCCACCTGGGTCCCCTTCACCTCCACTCGCACTGCTGAGGATGTCCTGgacttctccctgcagctcatgaCTG ATGACTGGAGCTCCCAGAGGCCCTCCAACGTCTTCTACCTGGGGGACATGCTGCACCTCAAGGCCTCGGTCAACCTGACCGGCCACCTGCCCCTGCGGCTGTTCGTGGACCGCTGTGTGGCCACCCTTGAGCCGAACCAGACCTCCTCGCCCAGCTACGCCTTCATTGAGAACCATGG GTGCTTTGTGGACTCCAAGGCTACTGGATCCAGCTCGCGCTTCCTGCCACGGCCCCAGGATTCTAGTCTCCGCATGCAGCTGGAGGCCTTCCGCTTCCACCAGGATGCCCGCAGCTCC CTCTACATCACCTGCCACCTGACCATGGCGCTTGCCTCCCAGAACGATGCCCAGAACAAGGCCTGCTCCTTTGTGCAGAG GTGGCAGTCTGTGGATGGCAGTGACCAGGTGTGCagctgctgtgactccagctgTGACCCCGCCTCCAGGGCCCGGGGCTTGAGGCGCAGGAGCCGAGGGGCCCCATCTCCAGAGCAGG GGGTGGTGCAGGAGGCCGACGCCATACTGGGCCCGTTCTTCATCATGGGCCGATCTCAGCCCAACACTGCCCAGTAG